A single Nitrospirota bacterium DNA region contains:
- a CDS encoding class I SAM-dependent methyltransferase, producing MHILRNLIHRLIHALPAAWAERMAVRLLRRLTEEREPPAVLRSLFRVNLALDRLQDLAAIEYGSGIHPKHRLMRYHDFFIQRIREDDRILDIGCGDGTVDFDIVQKTGARVVGLDSNPDNVSKATARYQHERLEFRLGEAKGDLPDGPFTAVILSNVLEHLAERVDFLKRLSDTVHPNRILIRVPLFERDWRVPLRMELQLDWRMDETHETEYTPESFVKEIEAAGLKIAHHEIRWGEIWAEVERPAPVRE from the coding sequence TTGCACATTCTTCGAAATCTCATCCATCGACTGATCCACGCGCTTCCGGCCGCATGGGCGGAACGGATGGCCGTCCGGCTGCTGCGGCGCCTGACTGAAGAAAGGGAGCCTCCGGCCGTCCTTCGCTCCTTGTTCCGGGTGAACCTCGCGTTGGACCGCCTTCAGGACCTGGCCGCGATCGAATATGGGTCGGGCATCCATCCCAAGCACCGGCTCATGAGATACCACGACTTCTTTATTCAGCGAATCAGGGAGGACGATCGCATTCTGGACATCGGGTGCGGCGATGGGACCGTGGACTTCGACATCGTGCAGAAGACCGGGGCGCGCGTGGTCGGACTGGACTCGAATCCGGACAACGTGAGCAAGGCGACGGCGCGATATCAACATGAGCGGCTGGAATTTCGACTCGGAGAAGCGAAGGGCGATCTTCCCGACGGTCCCTTCACGGCGGTTATTCTTTCCAACGTGCTCGAGCACCTTGCCGAGAGGGTGGATTTCCTCAAGCGGCTCTCGGACACGGTCCACCCCAATCGTATTCTGATCCGCGTCCCCTTGTTCGAGCGAGATTGGAGAGTGCCCCTCCGGATGGAACTTCAGCTTGATTGGCGGATGGACGAGACGCACGAGACGGAATACACTCCTGAATCCTTTGTGAAAGAAATCGAGGCGGCGGGGTTGAAGATCGCGCACCACGAAATCCGCTGGGGTGAAATTTGGGCGGAGGTCGAACGACCGGCGCCCGTCCGGGAATGA
- a CDS encoding glycosyltransferase family 39 protein, which produces MNSTVQKTGLVAGITALFTIPIAYASYHLWVRSGQFLFHDHLTGLSIARSWMEGKGFFLSTAYYEPIPPLFLAVFLRFSDLQLAGTVLPYVFLHVLTTAAAYFLARRFLAPTPSTWVGFLVGFDPVLTAISGRMYAENSSVLLTTATLLVLAKTYPVVRIRHTCLLGVLFAICLLARVQSLAVTFGLLLALVLFPWRRLPIVRRCTLTALFLLSWGLALLPLAYWNHRTTGEARITPTRTMHTLCGGALATRYSAQELVVAAISRFSTGLVRRMLEADRPLLTQDAYCGERWGRLLAEANGNESVADRAMGKEVIGLIREAPLKYMLWIALSPIPFLAFEHEAINYLRPGLDRYLPVRVIDALSLGLWLYSISIVAFALIGTWILVKRRNPTGMILALVTWVYLAVHAPSTGQYRFAATVIPALIVLAVIGASGKLTVAEAGR; this is translated from the coding sequence ATGAACAGCACTGTCCAAAAGACCGGACTGGTAGCGGGGATCACCGCCCTGTTCACAATTCCGATCGCATACGCGTCGTATCATCTCTGGGTCCGTAGCGGCCAATTCCTCTTCCATGATCACCTGACCGGGCTTTCCATCGCCCGATCATGGATGGAGGGGAAGGGATTTTTCCTCTCGACGGCCTACTACGAGCCGATCCCACCGCTCTTTCTGGCGGTTTTCCTCCGTTTTTCCGATCTTCAACTCGCCGGCACGGTGCTCCCGTATGTCTTCCTCCATGTATTGACCACCGCGGCGGCGTATTTCCTTGCCCGGCGGTTCTTGGCTCCAACGCCGAGTACGTGGGTCGGTTTTCTGGTCGGTTTCGATCCCGTTCTCACGGCCATTTCCGGCCGAATGTATGCCGAGAATTCATCCGTGCTTCTGACCACGGCGACTTTGTTGGTGCTCGCAAAGACTTACCCTGTGGTGCGGATTCGGCATACCTGTCTGCTGGGAGTCTTGTTCGCGATATGCCTGCTCGCGCGAGTCCAGTCCCTGGCCGTCACCTTCGGGTTGCTTCTCGCTCTGGTCCTGTTTCCCTGGAGGCGCCTTCCCATTGTGCGACGGTGCACCTTGACCGCCCTATTTCTTCTTAGCTGGGGGCTGGCCCTTCTGCCGCTGGCCTACTGGAACCACAGAACAACCGGTGAAGCCCGCATCACTCCTACCAGGACCATGCACACGCTCTGCGGAGGAGCGCTGGCGACACGCTATTCCGCGCAGGAACTTGTTGTCGCCGCCATTTCCCGATTCTCCACCGGTTTGGTGCGGAGAATGCTGGAAGCCGACCGACCGCTCCTGACGCAAGATGCGTATTGTGGGGAGCGATGGGGCCGCTTGCTGGCCGAGGCGAACGGGAACGAGAGCGTTGCGGATCGCGCCATGGGGAAGGAGGTTATCGGGTTGATTCGGGAGGCTCCATTGAAGTACATGCTTTGGATCGCCCTCTCCCCCATACCGTTCCTTGCTTTCGAGCACGAGGCCATCAACTACCTACGGCCGGGTTTGGACCGATACCTCCCTGTTAGGGTCATCGACGCCCTAAGCCTGGGACTGTGGCTGTACTCGATTTCAATCGTGGCCTTCGCACTGATCGGGACATGGATTCTCGTCAAACGGAGGAACCCCACAGGCATGATTCTGGCGCTGGTGACGTGGGTGTATCTGGCTGTCCACGCCCCCTCCACCGGCCAATACCGGTTCGCCGCAACCGTGATCCCTGCTCTCATTGTGCTGGCCGTGATAGGGGCCTCCGGGAAGCTGACCGTCGCGGAGGCCGGTCGTTGA